The sequence aagacaacgaaaaaattattaaatcttaaaaaaattcatctataaattaatctatttatacctcataaaatttatattgattaaaatttatagctagcaataaaaaatttaatatgttattataaaacttcaagattcacaaatattgtaagaatatatcaaattaatttaaaaatttatacacaaatgatatattttattttaataatatagaatATAGCAAAcgcttttaaaaaaatcataaaactaagccttttaattctaatattctATTTAAGTTTAGATATCTATGATATTTAAGTCAGTATGACTATctgaattaataataattaaatatcttttcagataaagaaaatatttttctagatTTTATGTGCAttgcatataaaattaattattttaactcattattattcaaatttaaataattttatatataaactgatattttatgattggtattgcaattacactatatATTACTAATGTAAAAACAATGAAGGAATATCTTAAGATCATTAGTATCAAGATATGCTTTCATTTTAACTACTCACATTTGACACTTTGTGccataaaaaattagaagtgcaattgcaataaaaaaaatattttgagtttatttttgttgtaaTCTCACAAGTCCTTCAAGTAATTAGCTCTGATACAActgttattaattcttaacaATAGAAAGAGCgagaaatataaaagaatatttattctacaaaaatttgatatattttaatagcaTTTAAGAAATGCTTATATAgcaaaagatataattaaaatagtaaaaatatggCCCACAAACCATCaacaaattaatttgaaaagatttctaaaaattaataataaccgGTATTATTAGCGAGTAAAGGTAAACTTTTGTGTTTTGTTcaatactaaaagaaaaaaaaagaagaaaataataataataataataaaagaagaaaatagaagaaaagaagcaaaccaATGAATTTAAGAAACTTAGGAAAcgaaaggaagaaaatgagagaaaagaaaaacaagggagaaaaaaatagaataaacaaacaaatgaaagaaaaaaataaaagtatgaTGGAGAGGAAaagaattggagaaaataaggaaaaatttatttatttttaaaaaagttcgaagagaataaaaagaaaaagaatataaaagaattaagaattagTGAAGTACTAAATCCGtcactaaataaatataagagaaaaaaacatGAGAATTCGCTATAAAGGAATTAAAGAgtgaaaatggaaataataatatttgactGAATTAAGAAAGTCCGTTTCTATTATgcagattttttttatttttttatttttttgcggTATTATCTACAAATACGCTTTAtaagttttgttttaaataattttatttcgaAAATAGAACAAGAAAAACTAAGAGATTAGTAGTGTGAAGTTTAAAATGGAAATAAATGAGAAGAGGCATGTGAgaatcattaaaaaataaagaaaagaatacacAAGTAATTGCCCAGACGCACAACCTCTGTGGCGCTACAAAGCTGCTGTTAATATGTGTTCATGCACAAAGAGCCTAAAATTTCTGTTACCTTAATTTCTTTAACTTGGACATAACGTAActtactctctctctctctctctatatatatatataatttttcccTTCATCATTTGGTCAGTACTGACTGCTCATTCATcaatcttttatatttctatggCATTGGCAAGAGCAAGAGAGCAGGACCTACTCTCCACTGAAATAGTTAACCGGGGCATCGAGGCCGGTTCTTTGAACTTCTCGGTCAGGGTCCGTCGCCGGTTGCCGGACTTTCTTAATTCAGTTAACCTGAAATATGTAAAGCTTGGATATGCTTACCTCCTTAGCCATAGCTTTTATTTCCTAAGTGCAcctattctcatattaatatttagtgTCGCCCTTGGAAAAGTCACTTGGGAAGATTTCTGCCCCAAGTGTGACCCTATTGATGCACTTTTCTTGCTCGGAGTGCTTGctttgattatatatatttatcttgaTTTAACTCCAACTTCTACTTTTTTAGTTGATTTTGCCTGTTTTCGCCCGCCGGATCACCTCAAGGTATAGCTACTTATTGTTTCTCTTGTTGATTTCACTGCATATGTAGTGCTCAACAACAGCAGCTACTACTAGTTATTATTTTGCAACAGATCTCCAAGGAGGAATTCATTCAGTTGGCAAGGAAATCGGGCAAATTCGACCAAACTGCAATCGAGTTCCAGCAGCGAGCACTCAAGAATTCTGGGATTGGAGATGAGACTTACATGCCCAGATCAGTTTTCCAGCCTGGTTTCAAAACAAACCTCAAGGACGGTCGAGAAGAGGCAGCAATGGTGATATTTGGAGCAGTTGATGACCTTCTTGCCACCACTAAAGTTAGGACTAAAGACATTAGAATTCTTGTTGTCAACTGTGGGATCCTAAATACTACACCATCACTGTCAGCAATGGTCATAAATCATTATAAGCTTAGACATAATATAAATAGCTTCAATCTTGGTGGGATGGGATGTGCTGCTGGTATTGTAGCTATTGATTTAGCTAGAGATCTTTTGAATGCATATCCCGGATCATATGCACTCGTGGTAAGCACAGAAGTGGTGAGCTATACATGGTATAGTGGCATTGATCAGGACATGCTTCTAccgaatttctttttcagaatGGGGGCTGCAGCTATGCTCCTGTCTAGTCGTCGCCTTGATCGATGGCGATCCAAGTACGAATTAAAACAGGTACAGTATCTTTCCTTGATTTTTACAACAGATGATGGATATTACTGCtgatcttttattttgattccaTGTCGGATGCAGCTAGTTCGAACCCACAAGGGGATGGATAACAGAAGCTTTAAAAGCATACATCTAAAGGAAGATAAAGAAGGAAGGCAAGGTCTTTCAGTTAGCAAAGAGGTTATTGAGGTAGCAGGTCATGCCCTCAAGGCCAACATCACCACCTTAGGCCCTCTAGTTCTTCCTGTATCAGAACAAGTCCAATTCTTCACCAATTTGCTCTTCAAGAAAAAGACCAAGCCTTACATTCCTGATTATAAGCTTGCTTTTGAGCATGTTTGCATATATGCAGCTAGCAAAAAAGGTCTGGATGAATTGCAGAAGAACTTGGAGCTCACTGACGAGTACATGGATGCTTCAAGAAAAACTCTCCAGCGATTCGGGAACACATCGAGTAGTAGTATATGGTATGAACTGGCTTACTTGGAGGCAAATGGAAAGATCAAGAGAGGGGATAGAATTTGGCAGATTGCTTTTGGTTCTGGCTTCAAGTGCAACAGTGTTGTTTGGAAAGCTCTTAAGACTGTGGGGAAACCTAAGCGAAGCCCGTGGATTTAGGATTCTACCTAGAAACAGAAATACAGGTAGACAGTAGGATAAAAGATATGCATTGGATTAGGTATACACGTAGTACATATATGTCAAGAACTGTGTTtaatctatatttatatatatatttatatatatatatatatatatacaaagagAGGGAGATATTGTGGAAAGCTAATCCTCCATCAACCTTTGTTTCTCttcattttattgttttttactttttacttcaatgaatataaattGTAAGCTCAAAACTTATCAAATGATAATGTTTCACGGGTGACCAATGACAACTCTGATCCGTTACTATTTACATTTCCTCCGTCTCCTTTGAGAAATAGACAGACACAGGCAGGCAAAGTGATCATTATTCAAGCATTGTGTTACTGTTGACAGGATTATCTCTCAGACCAACTGATAATTCATATTTCAAGCCCACATTTTTTGCTGCAAGCAACTCCCATCAACTCCAGCTCAACCCAGCCTGTTTAAGCCTCTACTTCACAAACTTCATTCCATATGAATACATGCATACATTTCCAACAACCTAGTTCTAGACATGGGTTTCAATAGGTAAACATGCATCAGTTAACCAAAACTGCATTACTAGATTGCTAAAAAAATTGGAACTAGGTTCCATGTTCTTTCCGAAATTGTTTTAGCTACCAATACAccatatttaaagaaaatggtaCCTCTAAAAAGTTAAGGAGTCTTTTGAGTTTCATAATATTGTAAGCAAAAACAGAATGAGACCTGCAGCCAAAACCAATGGCTTGTGTGGGCATCCTACTGTCCGCTTGGCACCTCCATAGTATGGCTCTATCATTATCTCAAATTTGCAAGTTTCAGTTGATGGATCTGATTTAGTGATTGTTGAAATGTTCTCAAACTTGCATGCGCTGTCAAGCTGATTCTGAATCTGATAGTAACTGTTCAATGCATAGGAAATGTTCCCCCTTGCGTCCAAATTGCCACAAGATGTTCCATAACCAAGGCTGGTGCAGTCACCAAGTCCACAAGCATAGCTCACACT is a genomic window of Ricinus communis isolate WT05 ecotype wild-type chromosome 2, ASM1957865v1, whole genome shotgun sequence containing:
- the LOC8287224 gene encoding 3-ketoacyl-CoA synthase 15, which translates into the protein MALARAREQDLLSTEIVNRGIEAGSLNFSVRVRRRLPDFLNSVNLKYVKLGYAYLLSHSFYFLSAPILILIFSVALGKVTWEDFCPKCDPIDALFLLGVLALIIYIYLDLTPTSTFLVDFACFRPPDHLKISKEEFIQLARKSGKFDQTAIEFQQRALKNSGIGDETYMPRSVFQPGFKTNLKDGREEAAMVIFGAVDDLLATTKVRTKDIRILVVNCGILNTTPSLSAMVINHYKLRHNINSFNLGGMGCAAGIVAIDLARDLLNAYPGSYALVVSTEVVSYTWYSGIDQDMLLPNFFFRMGAAAMLLSSRRLDRWRSKYELKQLVRTHKGMDNRSFKSIHLKEDKEGRQGLSVSKEVIEVAGHALKANITTLGPLVLPVSEQVQFFTNLLFKKKTKPYIPDYKLAFEHVCIYAASKKGLDELQKNLELTDEYMDASRKTLQRFGNTSSSSIWYELAYLEANGKIKRGDRIWQIAFGSGFKCNSVVWKALKTVGKPKRSPWI